A stretch of DNA from Methanogenium sp. S4BF:
CGACAGAGAATGCAGCCACATACTCTGCATTGACCTTCTGTCCGATTGAGACTCTGATATCTCCGTTATCGGTGCCGGCAGCCATTCTCTCCTGTTCGTCCCGGAGGAGTTCACCAATCTCTGCTGCTGAACTGATGCGGACGCCCGGGTTTGCCCCCTGCAGGGTCTGGGTGAACCGGAGGTTCAGGAGTGCTGCTGTTTCTGCCGGTATGCTGTCTCCCTCGGCGGTCTGCGGCACATAGACGGTCGGTGCGGAGCACATGTCGGTATCAGCGAGAGCCGGTGTTGAGAGTACGGCGAGGAGAATGAATACCAGCAGGCATCTCTTTAGGTTCATATGCCCACCTCCGTGGCCATGTCGGTCATCGGTGGCATGAGGGAGAGTTCTGTTACCGTTGTTTCGTCTGCACGGACAACAGCCCGGTTGGAGGAGCCGCCGGAGATGATCCACAGGCTGCCGTCAGTCGTGGTGATGTCACCGCTGATGAGATAAGTCCCTGCAGGCACGGTCAGGGTGACCCCGGTATGTGGCCCGCCGGTACTCTGGTCCTGCACGATCTCCCGTGTGGATGTATCCGTCAGCCTGATTCTGCTCCCGGAGACCGTTTTCGCTCTGGCATCACGGGGGAATACCAGCTGAAGGGTCCCGTCATCGCGTGACACAGAGAGGGTGAGAGTGTCTTCAGCGAGGAGTACGCCGTCTTCACCGGTGAGACGGGCACGGACGGTATAGGTGCCGTCCTGCCACGCATCGTTTATGCGTTCATCTAAGAGCAGCATGTACTCTGAGGAAAGGGGCTCTATCCGGGTGGAGGCATACTCTTCGCTTCCCGCCGGCAGGTAGAGAACGGGCCCTTCCGGTGGTTCGATGAGCACAGTCAGTAAGGCGTTCCTGTCCCCCTCTCCTCTGGTGACCGCGGAGGTGACACGAAGCATCATACCGTCCGAGAGGTCTGCACGGTTCCGGTAGAGATGCACGGAAGGGGTCGTGCTGAAGTACACCGGAACGGATGAGAGCGATACCAGCCGCTCGTTCCCCTCAGGCGTGAGGGTTGCTCTTAAGAGGTATGTCCCGTTCTCCATGCCTCCCGTGAAGACAAATGATCCCGGCAGACGTCCGTGATGGTTATTCGTGACATAGTCTGCGGCAAGGGGTGCCACCTCACCGGCCCCTCCCGGAAACGGCAACTCTGTTCCGTCCGGTGCAATAAGGCAGACGGTGCCCTCATACCGGTCATCCGGCGCGACGCCTGCTATTTTTACCCATGCCATCAACTCCTCATCCGGTCCGCAGGCCTGATTTGGCGTGAATACCTCAATGGAGGGTGCGGATGCCTGCAGGGACGGTGCAAGGACTACATTGCGGACATGCCACTCGGCAAAATCTTCGGTCCGGTACGGGTTGTTCTGGTGGATGAAGGAGATGAGATTCTCTGCATTCGGCACCACCATCTCAGACGGCACTGGCACGGTGTATGTCCGCCACTCTGTTCCCTGATTTGCAATAACTGCCACCTGTCCGTTTCGTGAAGCGGAGGAGGCGACCACCGCATCCTCACCTGCGGTTCCGGTCAGCCGGCGGTTTATGAAGACATCGGTGGTCTCTTCTGCAGCGGTCTGCGCCTCAAAGGTGAGGGTATAATTCACCTTCAGGCCGGTGAAGCTGAATGCCGCCTCGTCGGGGTACGCTGCGGTGCCCACGGTGCCCGCCTCTCCCAGTGCCAGGGGGATTGTCTCGAAGACCAGGTTCCCTTCCCCATAGCGGCCAAAGAAATCGACACCGGTCACCGTGACGGTATGGGTGCCGAGCGTCAGGCGGCCGAGGAGGATGGGTGCACCGGGTGCCACCAGCACCATCTCCTGTTCATCCAGCCGGTAGTATGCACGTGAAAGGGGCCGGGGTGCGGTGTAGGTGACCTCGGTGAAGCGTTCGGTCATCCGGACGGGCTTCGGTGTAAGAATGGTAATCCCAAAGGCCGGTTCCTCCACCACCGGGAAGGGGTAGGCATCTGCCGGTATACTGTCACCGCCTCCGTCGTCGGTGGTGGGTGCAGGCGTGGGTGTAGGAGGGGTTGGGGTAGGAGTGGGAGTCGGGCCGGTGGCCAGCACGTTGAAGTTCACTGCGGTGCTGTTCACATTGCCAGTGATGTCATCGGCAAAGACACGCAGCAGGTGCGTGCCGTTTGCAACGGAGGAGAGCGTAGTATTCGGGGTGAATGAAACTGTTGCACCGGCGTCGAGGGTATACCACCAGGCGAAGAGATCGGAGTCGGGTGAAACGACCTGGAGGGGGATGTCATGGGTGGTATAGGTGGCATTCTCCGCAGGCGAGATGACAGATATGCGTGGCGGAGTGGTGTCCACTTCTGCGGTGAATGTGACAACCGAACTGTTCTCATTGCCTGAGACATCCCGTGCCCCCACGAGCAGGCTGTGGGAGCCGTTATTGAGTGGCGGAAGGATGATGTCCGGGACAAACGTCACGTTTGCCCCGCCGTCAAGCGCATACCACCATGCGGCTACATCGCTGTCCGGGCTGGAGACGGTGAGGGGCACACTGGCCGCCGGGTAGGTTCCTCCTCCGATTGGTGCATGGATGATGATCACCGGCGGCTCTGTGTCCGGGATGAACGTGTCAACCAGCGGGTGGAAGTCCTGTCCGGGTGTTCCCCCGCCGGTAGTATACGGTACCTGTGTATCGCCCAGTCCGTCACCGGTAGTGTCTGCCCCCGCATAGTCGTCCCAGAAGTTCCCTGCAATCCATGGCCCGCCGAGGATATTCGTGCCGGATGCGGGTGTCACATTCCAGCGGGTGTCTGCGCCCCAGTTCTGTGCGTGAATAACCGAATGGTTGAAGAAACGGTTGTCACAGATGAGTGCATCCCGGCCGTGGTTTGCGACTCCAATTCCCTGCCGGGAGGTAAAATCATTGCCTATCGTGCAGCCGGTCACCGTCAGACGAACATTATCCGACCCGGAGTTCCGTATCCCGTATGATTCACCCGCATCGGTGGAGTGGCCGTTGTTAGTGACTGTGGAGTCTTCAACAGAGACGTCCGGACAGCTGTACTGGAGGAATATCCCGGTCGGATTATTGGCGGTTGCCGTGGAGCGGATTATCTGCAGTCTTTTTGTGTCCGTTGCAAAGATGCCGGCATAGCCGCTGTTACTCACCGCATCCTGCCCGTTTGAATCCGCGTGTGAATCTGCGATTATAATATCTGCAGATTCCCCGATGAGGATACCCTGATAGCCATTCCCGTGGGCGGAGACACTGTTCAGGGTGATGTTGTCAGACCGGTATATGAGGAGGGACTGGGCATTCTTCTCCAGATAAAAGTCCTCTGCCATACAGTTGCTGCACCCGATGAGGGCCAGATATCCGGGTGCGGGAGTGAGCGTGGAGTAATTGTAAGTCCTGCCGGTCTGCCCCACGATCCAGTGGATGGGTTTTCCATCCACGGTGTTGGTGGTATCGATGCTATATCGTTTTGGCTTGTTGGTGGCATAATTCAGGTCGCCTGCATATCCGAACCCGTAGGTGCAGTCTTCAATGGTATTGCCTGCCATCAGGAGATTGTCGGCACTCCCTTTCAGCAGGATGCCGTATTTATGGTTGCTGACGGTATTGTTTTGGACCGTATTTCCGTCCTCACTGATGTCAATTCCGGCAAAATGGTATTCCGAGGGGCCTGAGATGGCATTCTCCGAAACCGTGTTTCCTTCACCTGCAATCCGGATATATGTCCGGTTCTTGAGGGTATTATTGGTGAAAACATTCCCGCTGGTGTCCTCAATGAGAATCTCACGTCCATAGCTGCCATCCGGCCCCCATGGTGTCCAGTCGGCAGTATCAAAGAGATTGTTTGTGAACCGGTTATTGGTTGAATAACTGTCCACAGAACTGGTGCGATAGGTGTTTTTGAGAGGACTGTATGCCGTGTTTGTCACGGTATTGCCGGTGAAATTGTTGTTTCGTGCATACAGGAACCACGCGCCGTAGCGGGTGGCGTTGATGGTATTGTTGTAGATCTGATTGTTATCTGACCCCTGTGTGGCAATGATACCATACCATCCGTCCTCAATACGGTTGTTGCGGATGATGGTGTTATCTGCATCACCAAAACTCCACGAGGATATGCTCCCTGTGGCATACCCGATTCTGACACCGGCAGAATCCTGTGCTGAAGAGATGGTCACATTTCTCCACTCTGCGTCACGGATATCAAACCCTTCGAGGGTGCAGCCGTCCGCACGGAATGCAAAGACATCGCCAATCTGGTTGGTGGGGTCATTTGCATTCCCGGTGACCACCGGCCATCCGATGCCTGCCAGGGTGACCCTGCTGGTGACTTCATGATACCCGCTGTACCTGCCCGCATACACCAGAATGGTGTCTCCGTCCGTTGATGCGGCGAGTGCATCGGTGATGGTTGCAAAGTCTGCAGGCGGCACCGGAATGTCGGCGTTGTCATCATCGACGGTGATGATGCCTTCTGCCTGTGCATAGTAATCCACGCCATAAATGGCGGCACCGTCTGCCGGAACGGTAATCTCTGCAGCCCAGCTGCCTGAAATGCCTGCCAGAACTATTACTAATACTGCTATGGCCTTCCATTTCCCCAATATCAAATAATGAATACCTAATACCCCCTGATCGCAGTAATCTGGTGTGCAGCAGTCACTGTCCCCATAATTCAGTGCCTGCTATCAGGGGGACATTGACGTACTGCTTATTAGTATTTTGGTTTCCGGGGAGGTGGTCCGTTGAGGACGATGGAGCACTACTTCTTTATGAAAAGGTGGGAAGAATTCATCCGTGTAGTGCTGAAGGTTTGTACCTGCTATTTTTTTTTGGACTATGTGCCGGCACCCGCTGCAACCGGACCTTATTTCTCCAGTCTCCACTTCTCCTGAATACGTGGCTGACACGCCTGCCGGTTCCTATGGCCATGGACGCGGGAATGGCATCGTTCGCAGAGGGTGACGAGATTCTCCGGCCCGTCATTGGTCGGATCGCCGTCCCGGTGATGGATGTGGAGATATTCTTCAGCACCGCAGAGCCTGCACCGGTGCCCATCCCGTCTCAGAATGACTTCCCTGAGCTCTTTCCATTCTTTCAGACCGTATTTATCCCGTACGGTGACGGCCATGGCATGACGGTGGCAGAAGAGAACACCCCCGCTGCGCTCAGCATAGGGACAGGAATAGCAAAGGCGCCGGTATGCATTTTTTCCGGGCATGTCCCTGCAGGGTGGGTTACCTCCGGTATGAAATGAAAAAAGACTGCGCTGGAGTTCGATTGGCTGTTTTGGCCGGGCCATATCTGGTTGTGATATGGTTTCAGGAAATCCTTTTTACATTCAGGCCGTGCAGGGCGAAAGTTCAGGGGTCGTATGCGAGGGGTGCATCCGGCTTTTCGGGCCGGAAATCCTCATCTATCTCTCCGTCACGGAGGCGAATAATCCGCTCAAAGTATTCTTTGTGCCAGTTCTCATGCGAGACCATGATAATGGTCAGGTTCATCTTCTGGTTAATGTCCCGGAATAAATCAAGCACTGCGCGTGAATTGGCGCTGTCAAGATTGGCGCAGGGCTCGTCTGCAAAGAGAATTTCGGGGGAGTTGATGAGCGCCCGGGCAATTGCCACCCGCTGTTGTTCTCCTCCTGAGAGTTCGGACGGGAGGTGGGCCACCCTTTCTCCCAGACCGACCTGGCTGAGGAGGTCTCTGCTGCGGCGGGAATATGATTCTCTCTCTTCCCCCCGTGCCATTGCGACAAGGGAAACATTCTCCTCTGCTGTGAGCTCAGGCACCAGTGCATAATCCTGAAAGATGAACCCGAACCGGGAGAGGCGGAATATCCCTTTTTCAGCTTCCGACAGGGAAACGACATCCCTGCCGTCGATGGTGATCGTCCCTTCGGTCGGCGGGTCAAGCAGGCCGAGCATATGGAGGAGTGTTGACTTTCCCGACCCTGATGAACCCGTGATGCCCAGAAATTCCCCCTTTCTGACAGAAAACGAGACTCCGTTGATTGCCCGGACTTCGACGGTTCCCATCGTATAGAATTTCCGGAGTCCTTCTGCCCGGATGTAATCATCCACCGCGAATCGCCTCCAGAATCCCTTCGTTTGTCACCCGCCAGGCAGGGATGAATCCGGCGACGGCAGATGAGATGAAGAGCAATGCGGTATTCTCGACGATCATTGTCCAGGTTACGATGGGTGTCACATCGCCATCCGGGAACTCAATTGGATAGGTGGTGAAATAGAGGACCATGGTACCGATGAGAATTGACCCTACGATGGCACCGATAAGGCAGATGAAGATCACCTGCATCACATAGGAGTTTATAATGATGCTTTTTTTCAGACCGATTGCCTTGAGAATGCCAATCTGTTTGCGGTTGTTGAAGGTCTTAATCGTGGTCATGATGAAGATGAGCACCACGGCGATGACGAGGCTTCCCAGAACACTGATCATGTTGATAATGGCAAAGGACTCAACCGATTCACTCACGACATCGGGCAGTGCCTCTTCCCATGTCTCGACATCCTCTCCTACACCAAACTGGAGGATCCGCTTTTTGACAAGTGGTGCATCTTCATTGGCAACGGTCTTTACCAGCACCTCTGTTGCCTGTGCACCACCCAGGCCGGTGACTGCGTCCATCTCATCTTTTGTCACGAAGACCATGTAATCTGCCTGGTATGACTTGGTAGTGAATATTCCCTTGATGCGGTATTCCCTCACGACACCGTTTGCATACCGGACAACGACTGAATCCCCGACAGTGGCTCCGCCGAGGGATGCATAGAATTCTCCGGTGTCATCCTTGGTACCTGCCACAAGACTGCCGACGAGGATCTGGTCCCGGTCCCCGCTGCCAAGAAAATCCCCTTCTTTCACGTGTTTGTGAAAGAGGGTGACTTCCGTCTCATCCCGCGGGTCAAAAGCATCAATTTGCATTGCAACCGTCTTATCCTCGAAGTCTATCGATCCTGCCATGGGATAACGTGCGGAGGCGCGCACCACACCCGGCACCCGGTTGACCGTTGCAAGCAGCGTCTCCACATCATCGATATACCGGATGTCTTCGGGGGGTTTGATAATCACATCTGATGAGATGTAATCGACGGTCTGCACATAATATACGTCCATTGCCCCCATAATCACCGACGGGAGAAAGATCATATTGGTGAGTACCAGGGCAATGATGATGATATTCATGGCATTCCTGCCACTCCCTCCCCGCTGGATGGACCGGGCGGCAAGAAAGGCAGAGACTCTCAGATCGTCAAACATCGCTTATGCCTGCCCGGTCTTCTTCCGGTATACGAGGAAGTAATAGGCGCCGCCCACTGCAAGAATCAGGACGATCAGGAATCCAACGATCGCTGCGGTTGAGTCATTCGTTTTCACCGGAAGGGTGAGGTCAAATGATTCTGTATGTATACCCCAGTCATCCTCCCAAGTGACTGTCAGGGTGTAGGGATAGTCCCCTCCCTTTCCGCTGTCAAGGGAGAAAACCGCGGGGGCATCGTTGTTCGGCTTTATTTTGCCGATATATGCCTCTTTTGAGCCAGCAAAAGGCAGATCCATTTCTGCAGTGGTTGCAATGGCCTCATCTGTGCCGGTATTCTCCAGCCGGATGGTCATCTCAAAGGGTTCACCCGCGGAAACCCTGGCCGGGTCGGTGCGCACTGATGCGATGGAAAGCTCGGCATGCCCGTGCACATCAAGGGTGAGGGAGTCTGTCTGCGCCACCGCTATCCCGTCCACCACTGCGTAGGTGATCTCGAGCGGGATCTCCTGCACACTGTTTTCCAGCAACCGGCTGGTTATCAGGCTGACCGTAATTTCGTCTGATTTTCCGGGTGCAAGTGACTCCAGATAGAAGGCCCCTGTTTCAAGAGGTCCGATGTAGGGGTTGTCGTCTGCAATCCGGATACGGATGTCTTCTGCAGCGCTCCTGCCGCTGTTCGTAATAGTCACAGTGCGGTGGATGGTCTCTCCCGGCACCACATACCCGTTCTCCTCCTGTGTTACGACAAGCATCGCCGTGCTGAGGGTTGCTATCGGCATATTTACATTCACCGGCACCGGGTAGGTGAGTCCTTCTGCACCCCTGACCCGGACCCGCAGGACGGGGAAATAGATGCCAGACTCTTCCGGGGCCTGAATCAGAAAGGAGAGCGTTATCTCCTGTCCCGGCCCAAGGTCTCCGGTGAACTGTGAATTGCCGCCGAGGACTTCGATATCACCTCTGCCATCCAGATAGACGCTTGTGATCGTCGGATTTACATCAGTCTGTGTGGTGATCTGCGCATCAGCCGTCGTCGCCGTCGATGTCTGCGCTGTGTTCTTCAGAATCACGGTGATCATCCCGGTATCCCCCGGCATCAGGACTGTGGGTGTGACTGTGCTTTCAGTTGCTGTGACGGTCGGTTCATATAACCCTCCTGCCGCAATTCCTGTCAGTGCTGCTATGCAGATGCAGAGCACACAAACATATCGAATCATCCTGTGAGTCTTCTGTATGGTATCCATTTCCCTGCCCGTCCGCTAATACTAGCTAATGTAACTTCAGGTAACTAAAATGACTTCCGGTCATATTCCCTGTTCCTGTTTTTTTGTGGTGTGTCGCATGCGGCACGGTCATGCAGAAAAAGGGCTGATGCAGAGGTCCGTGCAGGAGGGTCTATTGAAGTCGGAAATGACTTCCGGGGATGCCTGCCGGCGCATAAATGGCGGAGGGGAAGGGTATAGTGAGTTCCGTGCGCTCTTCCTGATGCACCCCTTTCGTCGTTCTCCTGAAGTAATTTCAATACGGGGAGAGAACATATCTGAATGTGAGGGCCGCAGGAGTGCAGCTATATCAGGGAGTTATACTGAAATGAGTGACAATTATACAGCAGAACGCCGGCGTCTTATGACAGAGATGCAGGCAGAAATTATCGATACTGATCGGAAGATATCGGAATACAGCAAAACACACGGGGCCGGAAAATATGCACTGGTTCTGATTTTTTTCGCATTTATTATGAATGTCATCTTCTTTGCAGAACTGCCCAATTACAGCCTATTCTGGGTGGTGGCATCCTTCCTTCTGCTGATGTTCAACCCCATCATTCTGATGCTTCCCACGCAAAAAGCAGATATTGCCTTTCCGTCAGGCAAAGAGAACGGGGGTTTTACCGACCTCGTGCGGGATGCGGCGGCAAGTGCCGGAACGGCAGTTACGCGTGAACGCAAGCTCTATGCAGAGACGCTCTGGAACCTCTTCTTCATTAACTGCCAGCCAATAGCTCCCGGCTTTATTCTGCTCTTTTCAGTAAGCATCATCCTTGCTCTCATCGGTCTTATCACCGGATTCTTTGAACTCCGGTCAGCGGTCATACTGATTGTGCAGTCCCTTGCGATTATTGCATTTTACTCCGGGATACTGAAGATCAAACCGTACTCTCCCGGTTTCTTTTCAGGGATTATGGGAATACGCACTGATATCTCACGCCGCCTGAATCAGGGAATTGCAAATGGCATGAAATTTATTCTTATCCTGGCATTCCTTGCGGCCATATCGGGGGTGCTGATACTGGGTGTCCTGCTCCTTCCGGGCCAGTCGCTATCCAGTGTAATGAGAATTGAAGGATTTGTTGCCCTCGGGCCGAATGCCATTCCTCTGCTTCTGGTATTTCTTTCACAGCTTCTTGTTGTGCGCTACTTCCAGGGGATATACAGCAGGAAACTGGTGCTTGAACTCTCTGAATATAACCACGGGCTTCTGCAGAATACCCTGCTCAGTGGAATCCGGGCACTTCCGGAAACTCCTGGTGAGGAGGCGGAAAAAGAACTTGAAACCATCAGCAAGGCATATACCCGCCTGCATATGTTCAAGGTGGATGATCAGGCGTTTGCCGGATATTTTCCGGTGTGGATGATCGTCCCCAATCTTGATGTGATGATTCAGCGGGCACCAAAAAAAGAGAATCCCTGAGGATGGTTTTTACACGTCATCCCTGAGCATGATGATGACGCCATAGTTATAGGGCTCAGCGGGATTAATCTGCATCCCGTCTTTCAGCCCTACAACGGCGAAATTTTCTGTTTTCACATTCATGGGGAAGATGCGGTCTGTCAATGATTTATAGGGTATG
This window harbors:
- a CDS encoding NosD domain-containing protein — its product is MGKWKAIAVLVIVLAGISGSWAAEITVPADGAAIYGVDYYAQAEGIITVDDDNADIPVPPADFATITDALAASTDGDTILVYAGRYSGYHEVTSRVTLAGIGWPVVTGNANDPTNQIGDVFAFRADGCTLEGFDIRDAEWRNVTISSAQDSAGVRIGYATGSISSWSFGDADNTIIRNNRIEDGWYGIIATQGSDNNQIYNNTINATRYGAWFLYARNNNFTGNTVTNTAYSPLKNTYRTSSVDSYSTNNRFTNNLFDTADWTPWGPDGSYGREILIEDTSGNVFTNNTLKNRTYIRIAGEGNTVSENAISGPSEYHFAGIDISEDGNTVQNNTVSNHKYGILLKGSADNLLMAGNTIEDCTYGFGYAGDLNYATNKPKRYSIDTTNTVDGKPIHWIVGQTGRTYNYSTLTPAPGYLALIGCSNCMAEDFYLEKNAQSLLIYRSDNITLNSVSAHGNGYQGILIGESADIIIADSHADSNGQDAVSNSGYAGIFATDTKRLQIIRSTATANNPTGIFLQYSCPDVSVEDSTVTNNGHSTDAGESYGIRNSGSDNVRLTVTGCTIGNDFTSRQGIGVANHGRDALICDNRFFNHSVIHAQNWGADTRWNVTPASGTNILGGPWIAGNFWDDYAGADTTGDGLGDTQVPYTTGGGTPGQDFHPLVDTFIPDTEPPVIIIHAPIGGGTYPAASVPLTVSSPDSDVAAWWYALDGGANVTFVPDIILPPLNNGSHSLLVGARDVSGNENSSVVTFTAEVDTTPPRISVISPAENATYTTHDIPLQVVSPDSDLFAWWYTLDAGATVSFTPNTTLSSVANGTHLLRVFADDITGNVNSTAVNFNVLATGPTPTPTPTPPTPTPAPTTDDGGGDSIPADAYPFPVVEEPAFGITILTPKPVRMTERFTEVTYTAPRPLSRAYYRLDEQEMVLVAPGAPILLGRLTLGTHTVTVTGVDFFGRYGEGNLVFETIPLALGEAGTVGTAAYPDEAAFSFTGLKVNYTLTFEAQTAAEETTDVFINRRLTGTAGEDAVVASSASRNGQVAVIANQGTEWRTYTVPVPSEMVVPNAENLISFIHQNNPYRTEDFAEWHVRNVVLAPSLQASAPSIEVFTPNQACGPDEELMAWVKIAGVAPDDRYEGTVCLIAPDGTELPFPGGAGEVAPLAADYVTNNHHGRLPGSFVFTGGMENGTYLLRATLTPEGNERLVSLSSVPVYFSTTPSVHLYRNRADLSDGMMLRVTSAVTRGEGDRNALLTVLIEPPEGPVLYLPAGSEEYASTRIEPLSSEYMLLLDERINDAWQDGTYTVRARLTGEDGVLLAEDTLTLSVSRDDGTLQLVFPRDARAKTVSGSRIRLTDTSTREIVQDQSTGGPHTGVTLTVPAGTYLISGDITTTDGSLWIISGGSSNRAVVRADETTVTELSLMPPMTDMATEVGI
- a CDS encoding ABC transporter ATP-binding protein, whose translation is MGTVEVRAINGVSFSVRKGEFLGITGSSGSGKSTLLHMLGLLDPPTEGTITIDGRDVVSLSEAEKGIFRLSRFGFIFQDYALVPELTAEENVSLVAMARGEERESYSRRSRDLLSQVGLGERVAHLPSELSGGEQQRVAIARALINSPEILFADEPCANLDSANSRAVLDLFRDINQKMNLTIIMVSHENWHKEYFERIIRLRDGEIDEDFRPEKPDAPLAYDP
- a CDS encoding FtsX-like permease family protein; translation: MFDDLRVSAFLAARSIQRGGSGRNAMNIIIIALVLTNMIFLPSVIMGAMDVYYVQTVDYISSDVIIKPPEDIRYIDDVETLLATVNRVPGVVRASARYPMAGSIDFEDKTVAMQIDAFDPRDETEVTLFHKHVKEGDFLGSGDRDQILVGSLVAGTKDDTGEFYASLGGATVGDSVVVRYANGVVREYRIKGIFTTKSYQADYMVFVTKDEMDAVTGLGGAQATEVLVKTVANEDAPLVKKRILQFGVGEDVETWEEALPDVVSESVESFAIINMISVLGSLVIAVVLIFIMTTIKTFNNRKQIGILKAIGLKKSIIINSYVMQVIFICLIGAIVGSILIGTMVLYFTTYPIEFPDGDVTPIVTWTMIVENTALLFISSAVAGFIPAWRVTNEGILEAIRGG
- a CDS encoding CARDB domain-containing protein gives rise to the protein MIRYVCVLCICIAALTGIAAGGLYEPTVTATESTVTPTVLMPGDTGMITVILKNTAQTSTATTADAQITTQTDVNPTITSVYLDGRGDIEVLGGNSQFTGDLGPGQEITLSFLIQAPEESGIYFPVLRVRVRGAEGLTYPVPVNVNMPIATLSTAMLVVTQEENGYVVPGETIHRTVTITNSGRSAAEDIRIRIADDNPYIGPLETGAFYLESLAPGKSDEITVSLITSRLLENSVQEIPLEITYAVVDGIAVAQTDSLTLDVHGHAELSIASVRTDPARVSAGEPFEMTIRLENTGTDEAIATTAEMDLPFAGSKEAYIGKIKPNNDAPAVFSLDSGKGGDYPYTLTVTWEDDWGIHTESFDLTLPVKTNDSTAAIVGFLIVLILAVGGAYYFLVYRKKTGQA